A stretch of DNA from Anopheles ziemanni chromosome 3, idAnoZiCoDA_A2_x.2, whole genome shotgun sequence:
tctttctcttcgatgaacggaatggaatgaaatgaaatgattcttgtttggaaaacattttgtggtcctgaaaaggaccgttgtTATGCGACGAGTTGGTGTGGTTTGTGACGACCACGGACGAACCAGCTTACTTCGAGCTGGTGTACTTGGTGACGGCCTTCGTGCCCTCGGACACGGCGTGCTTGGCCAGCTCACCAGGAAGCAGCAGACGGACGGCGGTCTGGATTTCGCGTGACGTGATCGTCGAACGCTTGTTGTAGTGCGCCAGGCGGGACGCTTCGGCGGCGATGCGCTCGAAGATGTCGTTCACGAAGCTGTTCATGATGCTCATCGCCTTCGACGAGATGCCAGTGTCCGGATGGACTTGCTTCAGCACCTTGTAGATGTAGATGGCGTAGCTTTCCTTGCGGGTcttgcgcttcttcttcttgtccgaCTTGGAGATATTTTTCTGGGCCTTGCCAGACTTCTTCGCTGCCTTTCCGCtggt
This window harbors:
- the LOC131286237 gene encoding histone H2B, with protein sequence MAPKTSGKAAKKSGKAQKNISKSDKKKKRKTRKESYAIYIYKVLKQVHPDTGISSKAMSIMNSFVNDIFERIAAEASRLAHYNKRSTITSREIQTAVRLLLPGELAKHAVSEGTKAVTKYTSSK